The Triticum aestivum cultivar Chinese Spring chromosome 3A, IWGSC CS RefSeq v2.1, whole genome shotgun sequence genome includes a region encoding these proteins:
- the LOC123056661 gene encoding Bowman-Birk type trypsin inhibitor-like: protein MKTMKRCVVPSILLMLSLVAAGRPSTSTAADDVGTILLPSEGIGQAGMMATRPWKCCDFALCTRSFPPMCRCMDKVEQCAATCEKCEPATSDSSQRVCNDWYHGFPGPMCTQPHWSFPPMCRCMDKVEQCAATCKKCEPATSDSSRRVCNDWYHGFPGAKCTAGGN, encoded by the exons ATGAAGACGATGAAGAGATGCGTTGTTCCTAGCATCCTGCTGATGCTTTCACTCGTCGCCGCCGGCCGTCCCTCCACGAGCACCGCCGCCGACGATGTGG GCACCATTCTCCTGCCGAGCGAAGGCATAG GCCAAGCAGGAATGATGGCGACCAGGCCATGGAAATGTTGCGACTTTGCTCTGTGCACCAGGTCGTTCCCGCCGATGTGCCGCTGCATGGACAAGGTCGAGCAGTGTGCTGCGACCTGTGAGAAATGCGAGCCGGCCACGTCGGACTCATCCCAGCGCGTCTGCAACGACTGGTACCATGGCTTCCCGGGACCCATGTGCACCCAGCCtcactg GTCGTTCCCGCCGATGTGCCGTTGCATGGACAAGGTCGAGCAGTGTGCTGCAACCTGCAAGAAATGCGAGCCGGCCACGTCGGACTCATCCCGCCGCGTCTGCAACGACTGGTACCACGGTTTCCCGGGGGCCAAGTGCACCGCCGGCGGTAACTAG
- the LOC123059973 gene encoding Bowman-Birk type trypsin inhibitor isoform X2: MGMKRCILPSILLMLSLEAALLVAGRPSVDGEVGAILLPSQGQDQQAAMAAPKRPWKCCDRARCTRSIPPICTCVDEAFECASTCKACVPSTRNPSLQVCEDQYVGDPGPICRPWECCDSAACTKTDPPTCRCGDEVERCAPTCKTCEPSTSDPSLNVCRDAYTGAIPPTCTPEAVAAGGN, translated from the exons ATGGGGATGAAGCGATGCATCCTTCCCAGCATCCTGCTGATGCTTTCACTGGAGGCAgccctcctcgtcgccggccgcccctCTGTCGACGGCGAGGTGGGTGCCATTCTCCTGCCGAGCCAAGGCCAAG ACCAGCAAGCAGCCATGGCGGCGCCGAAGAGGCCGTGGAAGTGCTGCGACCGCGCGCGGTGCACCAGGTCCATCCCGCCGATCTGCACCTGCGTGGACGAGGCGTTCGAGTGCGCCTCCACCTGCAAGGCATGCGTGCCGTCGACGCGGAACCCGTCCCTCCAGGTCTGCGAGGATCAGTACGTCGGCGACCCCGGGCCCATCTGCCGGCCGTGGGAGTGCTGCGACTCGGCCGCGTGCACCAAGACAGACCCGCCGACGTGCCGCTGCGGGGACGAGGTCGAGCGGTGCGCTCCGACCTGCAAGACCTGCGAGCCGTCCACGTCGGACCCATCCCTCAACGTCTGCAGGGACGCGTACACCGGGGCCATCCCGCCCACATGCACGCCAGAGGCGGTTGCCGCCGGCGGTAACTAG
- the LOC123059973 gene encoding Bowman-Birk type trypsin inhibitor isoform X1, translating into MGMKRCILPSILLMLSLEAALLVAGRPSVDGEVGAILLPSQGQVADQQAAMAAPKRPWKCCDRARCTRSIPPICTCVDEAFECASTCKACVPSTRNPSLQVCEDQYVGDPGPICRPWECCDSAACTKTDPPTCRCGDEVERCAPTCKTCEPSTSDPSLNVCRDAYTGAIPPTCTPEAVAAGGN; encoded by the exons ATGGGGATGAAGCGATGCATCCTTCCCAGCATCCTGCTGATGCTTTCACTGGAGGCAgccctcctcgtcgccggccgcccctCTGTCGACGGCGAGGTGGGTGCCATTCTCCTGCCGAGCCAAGGCCAAG TTGCAGACCAGCAAGCAGCCATGGCGGCGCCGAAGAGGCCGTGGAAGTGCTGCGACCGCGCGCGGTGCACCAGGTCCATCCCGCCGATCTGCACCTGCGTGGACGAGGCGTTCGAGTGCGCCTCCACCTGCAAGGCATGCGTGCCGTCGACGCGGAACCCGTCCCTCCAGGTCTGCGAGGATCAGTACGTCGGCGACCCCGGGCCCATCTGCCGGCCGTGGGAGTGCTGCGACTCGGCCGCGTGCACCAAGACAGACCCGCCGACGTGCCGCTGCGGGGACGAGGTCGAGCGGTGCGCTCCGACCTGCAAGACCTGCGAGCCGTCCACGTCGGACCCATCCCTCAACGTCTGCAGGGACGCGTACACCGGGGCCATCCCGCCCACATGCACGCCAGAGGCGGTTGCCGCCGGCGGTAACTAG
- the LOC123057672 gene encoding Bowman-Birk type trypsin inhibitor-like, with protein MKMKKRCIVPSTLLLLSLPSTVTVADDMGADILLPSQGKVVTVAAAKKKGGEEEERPWKCCDIDLCYRALPRACRCLDEVEQCAPTCKSCEPAPSDPSRRVCNDRYTGDMGPTCTEALAAGGN; from the exons ATGAAGATGAAGAAGAGATGCATTGTTCCTAGCACCCTGCTCCTGCTTTCAC TCCCATCCACGGTCACCGTCGCCGACGATATGGGCGCCGACATTCTCCTGCCGAGCCAAGGCAAAG TGGTGACCGTGGCAgcagcgaagaagaaggggggagaggaggaagagaggccaTGGAAATGCTGCGACATCGATCTGTGCTACAGGGCACTCCCGCGGGCGTGCCGCTGCCTTGACGAGGTCGAGCAGTGTGCTCCGACCTGCAAGAGCTGCGAACCGGCACCGTCCGATCCATCTCGCCGCGTCTGCAACGACCGGTACACCGGCGACATGGGGCCCACGTGCACGGAGGCTCTTGCCGCCGGCGGTAACTAG